In Hippoglossus stenolepis isolate QCI-W04-F060 chromosome 5, HSTE1.2, whole genome shotgun sequence, one genomic interval encodes:
- the prr33 gene encoding uncharacterized protein prr33 isoform X1, translating into MKKQSAAVLMAVAYSAVTHPGLLSQQYPPPLLPKPGKDNIRLRKLLKRTAKKKASAQAVQSTTPFRSNLSPVNEASPDLEHSDHSTPPRTPETPSNLYGVQQPQRFTVRPLYQHVASPYPQRAAFGRAARFSPQTVAFPSYSYSQHVTSVSSYSSSAHLSGVSAALGPVVQPAVPNISMSAYFVPEITVSPAEVKLTASTTFADTQAGLRPAAAVVTLQPKPKSPGLTPYSTSRSQGLIRPLTVLTPFVKSRSPRPTFKATEPSRSPKPMFDVPQIRMYTASTSFYESSKTPPVYDTTELTDIGSTIPQIKIPTETKQDLTPISEVRRDTAQTPQPSFLGTDPQRKTPTSEINRVITPTLEIKRATPASDIKRATPIPEIKRATQTPDVKKTTPTSEIKKNTPTSEIKRATPTSEIGVAPTFEFQTSRTLTGRPKTPAYHMGRATTPVFEISKANPLLFAVSPIPVEPERSRTPEMASAVSKSTMTIEPRPTETILNGDIFSNVTPAAKPIQQSITRSKSEPSLITEKNKTAAADSETPKTPTSEPTTSAVTSYSCQRPKTPTFEASRLMTTSPGFKRPKTPTGLSSVAFQRPRTPTQGAHKSAYRGLTPAEYTAYGGIKTYSPAFGIRGSKTSTEEEVKVEKEESADYKTLSQEPSVKEPSITEVSKVKDTPKDVDEPRLREANVSTTPSIPIIVVSQASDTLGTMLTLETSTLSSQATIVQEETVIQQTPKSKPPKPDVKSLKKEETQVKEDIKPKTKTPETTGSLPKGGDQDPLKAVRKLLGKDKVQPAEKKVVTEAKGDVSEQKVKPVTAVTTKAQSSKPSLAAPALPAKAPAAASTESDEKGKDKTAKTVVKTAVEKKESDEALLPAEPLLKVMQKPKGVKSKLSGWSRLKKHMVVEQEEPRFPENVSQKETAGQDQNEVKECEEKAKDEPDTQDTSQTTDAPKATMMWEAVLFQMFSTKENIMQQIELNKNEEEKTPEKKDELTEIPSFAYRLPVLLFSPKFDAKRLKEAASRPVTKISTVFEMGLIGRKVKDEEPKDFNRVARGFTAP; encoded by the exons ATGAAAAAACAG agtGCTGCAGTACTCATGGCTGTCGCTTACAGTGCCGTCACCCATCCGGGCCTGCTTTCCCAGCAGTACCCTCCACCCCTGCTGCCCAAGCCTGGAAAGGACAACATTCGGCTTCGGAAGCTCCTCAAGAGAACTGCTAAGAAAAAGGCCTCTGCTCAGGCAGTGCAGTCTACAACGCCTTTTCGCTCCAACCTTTCCCCTGTGAATGAAGCAAGTCCTGACCTCGAGCACAGTGACCACTCCACTCCTCCCCGGACTCCAGAGACACCATCCAACCTCTACGGTGTCCAGCAGCCTCAACGGTTTACTGTCAGGCCGCTGTATCAACATGTGGCATCTCCTTACCCGCAGCGTGCAGCTTTTGGCAGAGCAGCAAGGTTCTCGCCACAGACAGTGGCATTCCCATCATACTCATACTCGCAGCATGTCACCTCAGTTTCTTCATATTCATCATCAGCCCACCTTTCTGGAGTCTCAGCAGCTCTGGGGCCAGTCGTACAGCCGGCAGTACCAAACATATCTATGTCAGCTTATTTTGTGCCTGAGATAACAGTGTCACCTGCTGAGGTGAAACTGACAGCTTCTACCACATTTGCTGACACTCAAGCTGGTCtaagacctgctgctgcagtagtAACTCTACAGCCAAAACCCAAAAGTCCAGGTCTGACTCCATATTCAACTTCACGAAGTCAAGGTTTGATTAGACCTCTCACTGTGTTGACCCCGTTTGTCAAATCAAGAAGTCCTCGTCCAACTTTCAAAGCAACTGAACCCTCAAGGTCACCCAAACCGATGTTTGATGTCCCTCAAATTAGAATGTACACAGCAAGCACATCGTTCTATGAGTCATCCAAGACCCCACCAGTGTACGACACAACTGAATTAACTGATATTGGCAGCacaatacctcaaattaaaatACCAACAGAAACGAAACAAGATTTGACCCCAATATCTGAGGTCAGAAGAGACACAGCACAGACACCTCAGCCTTCTTTCTTGGGCACAGATCCCCAGCGAAAAACACCAACTTCGGAGATCAACAGAGTTATAACACCTACCCTTGAAATCAAGAGAGCCACTCCAGCATCTGACATCAAAAGAGCCACTCCAATACCTGAAATCAAGAGAGCTACTCAAACACCTGACGTCAAAAAAACCACTCCAacatctgaaataaaaaaaaacactccaaCATCTGAAATCAAAAGAGCAACTCCAACATCTGAAATTGGAGTTGCACCAACTTTTGAGTTCCAAACATCAAGAACTTTAACAGGGCGGCCTAAAACCCCAGCATACCACATGGGTCGGGCTACAACACCTGTATTTGAAATTTCAAAAGCCAATCCTCTATTGTTTGCAGTGTCACCAATACCAGTAGAGCCAGAGAGGTCAAGAACACCCGAAATGGCTTCTGCTGTGTCCAAAAGCACGATGACTATTGAGCCTAGGCCTACTGAAACAATACTGAATGGGGacattttttcaaatgtgacacCTGCAGCTAAACCAATTCAACAAAGTATAACAAGGTCAAAATCAGAGCCTTCTCTGATcacagaaaagaacaaaactgctgcagctgattcTGAAACACCTAAAACTCCCACATCTGAGCCAACAACATCAGCAGTCACTTCTTACAGCTGTCAGAGGCCTAAGACTCCAACTTTTGAGGCATCGCGGCTTATGACCACATCACCTGGCttcaaaagaccaaaaacaccAACTGGTTTATCATCTGTTGCTTTTCAAAGACCTAGAACCCCAACCCAGGGGGCTCATAAGTCTGCCTATCGTGGATTGACACCAGCAGAATATACTGCTTATGGTGGAATCAAAACTTACTCTCCAGCTTTTGGTATCAGAGGTTCTAAGACATCAACTGAAGAGGAGGTTAAAGTTGAAAAAGAGGAATCAGCAGATTATAAAACACTGAGTCAAGAACCATCTGTGAAAGAACCTTCAATAACTGAGGTGTCTAAAGTTAAAGACACGCCCAAAGATGTAGATGAACCCCGTCTAAGAGAGGCGAATGTTTCCACCACCCCTTCAATCCCTATAATTGTTGTTTCACAGGCATCTGACACTTTAGGAACAATGTTAACACTAGAGACAAGTACGCTATCTAGTCAGGCTACAATAGTACAAGAAGAAACAGTGATTCAACAAACACCAAAGTCTAAACCTCCAAAACCAGATGTGAAAAGTCTGAAAAAGGAAGAAACCCAAGTTAAAGAAGACAtcaaaccaaagacaaaaaccCCAGAAACCACAGGTTCCCTGCCGAAAGGTGGTGACCAAGACCCTCTGAAGGCTGTGAGGAAACTTTTAGGCAAAGATAAAGTTCAGCCTGCAGAGAAGAAAGTTGTAACTGAGGCAAAAGGTGACGTCTCAGAACAAAAAGTGAAACCTGTAACTGCCGTCACAACTAAAGCTCAAAGCTCAAAGCCAAGCTTGGCAGCGCCTGCTCTGCCTGCTAAAgcacctgctgctgcatcaacagaaagtgatgaaaaaggaaaagataagACAGCAAAAACAGTGGTTAAAACTGCTGTTGAGAAAAAGGAAAGCGATGAGGCCCTCCTTCCAGCTGAACCCCTTCTTAAGGTCATGCAAAAGCCGAAAGGAGTGAAATCAAAACTGAGTGGTTGGTCCCGACTGAAGAAGCACATGGTAGTGGAGCAAGAGGAGCCCAGATTTCCTGAAAATGTCTCTCAGAAGGAGACAGCTGGGCAGGACCAGAATGAGGTTAAGGAATGTGAAGAGAAGGCCAAAGATGAGCCTGACACTCAAGACACAAGCCAAACCACAGACGCTCCCAAGGCAACAATGATGTGGGAAGCTGTCCTCTTCCAAATGTTTTCCACCAAAGAGAACATCATGCAGCAGATCGAGTTAAACAAAAACGAGGAGGAGAAAACGCCAGAGAAAAAGGATGAGCTAACAGAGATACCTTCATTTGCGTACCGGCTGCCTGTGCTCCTCTTTAGTCCAAAGTTTGACGCTAAAAGGCTAAAAGAGGCAGCATCAAGGCCGGTGACGAAAATTTCAACTGTGTTTGAAATGGGTCTGATTGGGCGGAAAGTTAAAGACGAGGAACCAAAAGACTTTAATAGAGTAGCAAGGGGGTTCACTGCTCCTTAG
- the prr33 gene encoding uncharacterized protein prr33 isoform X2, whose product MAVAYSAVTHPGLLSQQYPPPLLPKPGKDNIRLRKLLKRTAKKKASAQAVQSTTPFRSNLSPVNEASPDLEHSDHSTPPRTPETPSNLYGVQQPQRFTVRPLYQHVASPYPQRAAFGRAARFSPQTVAFPSYSYSQHVTSVSSYSSSAHLSGVSAALGPVVQPAVPNISMSAYFVPEITVSPAEVKLTASTTFADTQAGLRPAAAVVTLQPKPKSPGLTPYSTSRSQGLIRPLTVLTPFVKSRSPRPTFKATEPSRSPKPMFDVPQIRMYTASTSFYESSKTPPVYDTTELTDIGSTIPQIKIPTETKQDLTPISEVRRDTAQTPQPSFLGTDPQRKTPTSEINRVITPTLEIKRATPASDIKRATPIPEIKRATQTPDVKKTTPTSEIKKNTPTSEIKRATPTSEIGVAPTFEFQTSRTLTGRPKTPAYHMGRATTPVFEISKANPLLFAVSPIPVEPERSRTPEMASAVSKSTMTIEPRPTETILNGDIFSNVTPAAKPIQQSITRSKSEPSLITEKNKTAAADSETPKTPTSEPTTSAVTSYSCQRPKTPTFEASRLMTTSPGFKRPKTPTGLSSVAFQRPRTPTQGAHKSAYRGLTPAEYTAYGGIKTYSPAFGIRGSKTSTEEEVKVEKEESADYKTLSQEPSVKEPSITEVSKVKDTPKDVDEPRLREANVSTTPSIPIIVVSQASDTLGTMLTLETSTLSSQATIVQEETVIQQTPKSKPPKPDVKSLKKEETQVKEDIKPKTKTPETTGSLPKGGDQDPLKAVRKLLGKDKVQPAEKKVVTEAKGDVSEQKVKPVTAVTTKAQSSKPSLAAPALPAKAPAAASTESDEKGKDKTAKTVVKTAVEKKESDEALLPAEPLLKVMQKPKGVKSKLSGWSRLKKHMVVEQEEPRFPENVSQKETAGQDQNEVKECEEKAKDEPDTQDTSQTTDAPKATMMWEAVLFQMFSTKENIMQQIELNKNEEEKTPEKKDELTEIPSFAYRLPVLLFSPKFDAKRLKEAASRPVTKISTVFEMGLIGRKVKDEEPKDFNRVARGFTAP is encoded by the coding sequence ATGGCTGTCGCTTACAGTGCCGTCACCCATCCGGGCCTGCTTTCCCAGCAGTACCCTCCACCCCTGCTGCCCAAGCCTGGAAAGGACAACATTCGGCTTCGGAAGCTCCTCAAGAGAACTGCTAAGAAAAAGGCCTCTGCTCAGGCAGTGCAGTCTACAACGCCTTTTCGCTCCAACCTTTCCCCTGTGAATGAAGCAAGTCCTGACCTCGAGCACAGTGACCACTCCACTCCTCCCCGGACTCCAGAGACACCATCCAACCTCTACGGTGTCCAGCAGCCTCAACGGTTTACTGTCAGGCCGCTGTATCAACATGTGGCATCTCCTTACCCGCAGCGTGCAGCTTTTGGCAGAGCAGCAAGGTTCTCGCCACAGACAGTGGCATTCCCATCATACTCATACTCGCAGCATGTCACCTCAGTTTCTTCATATTCATCATCAGCCCACCTTTCTGGAGTCTCAGCAGCTCTGGGGCCAGTCGTACAGCCGGCAGTACCAAACATATCTATGTCAGCTTATTTTGTGCCTGAGATAACAGTGTCACCTGCTGAGGTGAAACTGACAGCTTCTACCACATTTGCTGACACTCAAGCTGGTCtaagacctgctgctgcagtagtAACTCTACAGCCAAAACCCAAAAGTCCAGGTCTGACTCCATATTCAACTTCACGAAGTCAAGGTTTGATTAGACCTCTCACTGTGTTGACCCCGTTTGTCAAATCAAGAAGTCCTCGTCCAACTTTCAAAGCAACTGAACCCTCAAGGTCACCCAAACCGATGTTTGATGTCCCTCAAATTAGAATGTACACAGCAAGCACATCGTTCTATGAGTCATCCAAGACCCCACCAGTGTACGACACAACTGAATTAACTGATATTGGCAGCacaatacctcaaattaaaatACCAACAGAAACGAAACAAGATTTGACCCCAATATCTGAGGTCAGAAGAGACACAGCACAGACACCTCAGCCTTCTTTCTTGGGCACAGATCCCCAGCGAAAAACACCAACTTCGGAGATCAACAGAGTTATAACACCTACCCTTGAAATCAAGAGAGCCACTCCAGCATCTGACATCAAAAGAGCCACTCCAATACCTGAAATCAAGAGAGCTACTCAAACACCTGACGTCAAAAAAACCACTCCAacatctgaaataaaaaaaaacactccaaCATCTGAAATCAAAAGAGCAACTCCAACATCTGAAATTGGAGTTGCACCAACTTTTGAGTTCCAAACATCAAGAACTTTAACAGGGCGGCCTAAAACCCCAGCATACCACATGGGTCGGGCTACAACACCTGTATTTGAAATTTCAAAAGCCAATCCTCTATTGTTTGCAGTGTCACCAATACCAGTAGAGCCAGAGAGGTCAAGAACACCCGAAATGGCTTCTGCTGTGTCCAAAAGCACGATGACTATTGAGCCTAGGCCTACTGAAACAATACTGAATGGGGacattttttcaaatgtgacacCTGCAGCTAAACCAATTCAACAAAGTATAACAAGGTCAAAATCAGAGCCTTCTCTGATcacagaaaagaacaaaactgctgcagctgattcTGAAACACCTAAAACTCCCACATCTGAGCCAACAACATCAGCAGTCACTTCTTACAGCTGTCAGAGGCCTAAGACTCCAACTTTTGAGGCATCGCGGCTTATGACCACATCACCTGGCttcaaaagaccaaaaacaccAACTGGTTTATCATCTGTTGCTTTTCAAAGACCTAGAACCCCAACCCAGGGGGCTCATAAGTCTGCCTATCGTGGATTGACACCAGCAGAATATACTGCTTATGGTGGAATCAAAACTTACTCTCCAGCTTTTGGTATCAGAGGTTCTAAGACATCAACTGAAGAGGAGGTTAAAGTTGAAAAAGAGGAATCAGCAGATTATAAAACACTGAGTCAAGAACCATCTGTGAAAGAACCTTCAATAACTGAGGTGTCTAAAGTTAAAGACACGCCCAAAGATGTAGATGAACCCCGTCTAAGAGAGGCGAATGTTTCCACCACCCCTTCAATCCCTATAATTGTTGTTTCACAGGCATCTGACACTTTAGGAACAATGTTAACACTAGAGACAAGTACGCTATCTAGTCAGGCTACAATAGTACAAGAAGAAACAGTGATTCAACAAACACCAAAGTCTAAACCTCCAAAACCAGATGTGAAAAGTCTGAAAAAGGAAGAAACCCAAGTTAAAGAAGACAtcaaaccaaagacaaaaaccCCAGAAACCACAGGTTCCCTGCCGAAAGGTGGTGACCAAGACCCTCTGAAGGCTGTGAGGAAACTTTTAGGCAAAGATAAAGTTCAGCCTGCAGAGAAGAAAGTTGTAACTGAGGCAAAAGGTGACGTCTCAGAACAAAAAGTGAAACCTGTAACTGCCGTCACAACTAAAGCTCAAAGCTCAAAGCCAAGCTTGGCAGCGCCTGCTCTGCCTGCTAAAgcacctgctgctgcatcaacagaaagtgatgaaaaaggaaaagataagACAGCAAAAACAGTGGTTAAAACTGCTGTTGAGAAAAAGGAAAGCGATGAGGCCCTCCTTCCAGCTGAACCCCTTCTTAAGGTCATGCAAAAGCCGAAAGGAGTGAAATCAAAACTGAGTGGTTGGTCCCGACTGAAGAAGCACATGGTAGTGGAGCAAGAGGAGCCCAGATTTCCTGAAAATGTCTCTCAGAAGGAGACAGCTGGGCAGGACCAGAATGAGGTTAAGGAATGTGAAGAGAAGGCCAAAGATGAGCCTGACACTCAAGACACAAGCCAAACCACAGACGCTCCCAAGGCAACAATGATGTGGGAAGCTGTCCTCTTCCAAATGTTTTCCACCAAAGAGAACATCATGCAGCAGATCGAGTTAAACAAAAACGAGGAGGAGAAAACGCCAGAGAAAAAGGATGAGCTAACAGAGATACCTTCATTTGCGTACCGGCTGCCTGTGCTCCTCTTTAGTCCAAAGTTTGACGCTAAAAGGCTAAAAGAGGCAGCATCAAGGCCGGTGACGAAAATTTCAACTGTGTTTGAAATGGGTCTGATTGGGCGGAAAGTTAAAGACGAGGAACCAAAAGACTTTAATAGAGTAGCAAGGGGGTTCACTGCTCCTTAG